From Periophthalmus magnuspinnatus isolate fPerMag1 chromosome 1, fPerMag1.2.pri, whole genome shotgun sequence:
AACATTGTCTATTCTCGACTCACTTGTGGGTCAGTAGCCTGCACAATCTGAGGGTTCAAAGTTCATTTCTTTGCCTTGTGGTCCTTAGCATGGttatctgtattttagctaaacaaataacAATATATTCCGCTCTGTACGGTTGGCGTGTATCAAATCGGTCAAAtatagggacacctgggacatttcctCTACAAAACTGGGGCAAATCAGTGGTTTTGGATAAAACTGCTGTGACATGAGACACCGtactcaaaactgggactgtcctgggtaaatagagacatctggtcaccctatgTTTGTATGAGGAATCCAGACTACTGAGCAAACTCCTTCCCACTCTGGTTACAGCCGTATGTTTCGAAGTATGGTTTTGACTTTCAGTGGAATTTTGCAGATGACGTGCCACATACAGAAAATGTACTTCATACTTCCATGATGTTActttaaagaaaacacaagtAATCAAAGTATCAATCAAAGTATGTTAGTATAAATTACACAATTGTattaataaacaaacacattttgatacatacatatacattgcaCAATTTGGTTTAAAACTTAGAGTCAAACTTCTTATAAAAACAGAGGAAACAAGACATTCTGAAGTTACAGGCAGGTTTTACAGTAGGCTATGTTTTAATGGATATTATCACTTCTCAGTTCATACATGTGAATAATGTTATCTTCTAAGGCTGAGCTCCCTGTCGTCCTTGTCGAGCACCATCAAGTTGTCCACAGAGTAATTGGCATCATCTCCAATGTCCTGAAAGACGTACTCTTCGCTTTCGCAGCTCTGGGTTCCGTTCACGCAGTTTATGATCTGGTTTAGCTCCGCACTGTCGCTCACGTTGCTGTCCTCGTCACTTTCTGAGCTCTGCATACTGTCACTGGCCTCGGAGGATGAGGAGGTTTCGTTGCTCTCGCTGCTCACACTCTGGCTGCTGTCTGCGGTGGCGGCCATGATGAGAGCCGTGTTGTCGGTGCTTTCTGCGCTCTCACTGCTGGAGGTGCTGGCGGCCTGGGCCTTCTGCAGCAGTGACACTATGGGATTGTTGCTCTGTTTTAGAGTCTTCACTGTGGGGGTGATCATGGGCTGCTGGGCTGCCAATTTGTTGAGAATCTGCTGATCTTTCACTTCTGTGCTGTTGTCTTCCGTGCTGGCGTCTCGTACAACTGTCGCAAATACTCGAACCCAGctctaaaaagaaaacaattccACAAGTTGACACTTTTGAACAGTTTatagcctaataataataataataataaaaaaaactaacccTTCATAAAACAGTACTATTGGTAAAggtctttgcctggaatgtttcacactatgggattaaattgttaattgaaAGGTTaactgaaattttcttttactactatgagataaaacatatattccttgcatgtatttaattattttatttaattcattattGCAGATCTGAGCTGCAACTTGGTCTGTTCGTCTACATAAAGAGGCACATTTaataacattccaggcaaagcaataccatctccataaagacaagcacaCAGCAGACCCTCGACTGCACCCTTGAACACTAAAGGTGGTTTGTTTATGGCTGTAGCCTGCTTGTTTTGGTGCAGAAATGAATGCTCATGACACCTAGCAGAGTTAATTAAGTGAACATACCTTCCTAATATTCTCTTCACTGCCCATGCTGTCATCTCTTGTTTCAACCAGCATCTCAGTGTTCTAGAAAAATAGTGGAAAAGTCAATTATACTGAGCAGTAGCTAACAATagttaataaaatataagtttcCAAGATACCTCATTGGATTCAACTGAGTCACTTTCTTCTGATGTCTGTAAAGAGACAAAGGCACAGATCAACATATGGAACATTCAAATCTACAGGCATAAAGTTTCAAGTCAAATTAACACGTTTGCTGTACGTTGTGTGTTTCCAACTCACACTGTCACTTGATGCAGATTCTACAGATTCTGATGACTGTGATTGTGAActctaaaaaatgaaaaagataaaaaaaaagtaaagtaaaaaacagGCACGAGGCAACATACACAGTATTCAAACTACTGAAaatggaggggaaaaaaaacagaattcgACTTTTACCTGACTTTCTGAGGTGTCATTTCCAGATAATTGTGTAATCAAGAGAGGTTCTGTCTAAAAAGACAGAAACATACAGTTAGCCAAGACCACAACATGGGTAATTATACCCTATAACTGCAAATGAACAATTAAACTTCATCTTTGCAATCATTCTGTAAATCATATGAGCACAATCCATTCATTCAAATGTTGCACAACAAGTATTATTGCAAGACTGTGCAGACATGGTAAACAAGACACGTGTGGGAAAGCAGCAAAAGCACAGCTGTTGATGAGCATGATAACCTTTCAATGATTTACTGTAGAATAAGTTCAATGTAACATTATGTTCAGCAATGgcatatttaaaataaagatcTTACCAAGTTTGTGTCTGGTGCTGATGGATCCAAATCTATATTGACTGTAATCTGGAGAACACAAGAGGAACAAAATGGTTATTTCAAAAGTCACAATCTGACAATAATTCTGCACATTAGCTGCACACACTATGCACATGTAGACTTGTTGAGTCACTAGAGGTGGGACTGAACGGACTATAAACTAATCCATTTGTTACGTCAGTTTGGCATTTCTCCTACaacattaaacatgttttgtacTGCTGTATACAAATTATGTGTGGAATATACTTACTGGGTTTGCACAGACTGCACAGAAAAAGCAAAAGAATATGATGAAAGCATTCATTctgcaaaaaatgcaaaaaaatcaaattataacCATGGTCTCATTATGAATGAAGTAGTGAATAcaagcataaaaacataattcacCTCTTTTTTGTGAAGGTTCCAAACCTTTGGCAGTGGAGTATTTCTGTGATGAAATTAGTGTCCTTTCTGAGCAGTACCAGTCAGTCAGCGCCTGTCTGTGGATGTGATGCTCAAGCGCCCCAGCCCTCTGTATATATGTAAAGCCCATTAAGATGCTTGCATCACTTCCTTCCGGGTGTCTGTGTCTTGCCAACAttagaagattttttttccttgagAAAGAGCTggaaacatacacaaaatagAAAGCAGACGATAATTGGACTTGCATAAACACTCTGGGCTGGTTCATTCAGACAGTAAATTCTCTCCTCCCCTGTCAgccttaaatgtgaaatatagttTAGCATCGTCAACCACAGGGTTTGTGGCCTGGTGAAAAAACACTGTCGCCCACTCTGGGAGGAAAGGAGGGCCAGGCAGGGTCACGCTCGTTTCCgctctaattacgagttttctCGTTTAGACCGTGACTGCCTCATTTTATATTAGTTAAGTAGTGTCTCAGTTACAGAAGATTATGTAAGTGCATATTATACTGTACCACAACAGACATCTGCTCCCATCTTCAGGCAGCAGCTCtgacaaaatatcaaaaacataatttgtatccagttttatatttttggccTCAAAACTGTGTCGTTCTTAGAAGGAGAGcttgtacagtaaaaaaaaaaaaaaaaaagacttctgTGAACATCATAATTGCTTCCTGGATATCCATACATGGTCAagcttaaaatacatttacagaaTTCCTTGTTTAACCTCACACTGGATTTCCACCATGCTAAAGAGACCTGTAATTACAGTGTATATTCACCAGTCTGGAGCTGTTTGCCCAAACCACAGCTACCAGCTAGAGGGCTCTGCTGCACCAAGAGGCGGAGGCCAGAGAAGATTGATGCCTGTTTATGGCGCTcagtttttaaatagttttagttATGCACATTTATTGCTTAATCTCGTCTAATTTAAAAATAGAGAAAGGTTATAAAAGTTGACCTAAACACCCCAGTCTCAATGTTGACGATCAAACCCATtctttaaaatgtaacaaacaaTGTATTCAACATTCAAGTGCATATGATCACAgatgtcatagttttacatcagtcaagtggctgtttatggaaaaaaatgttgaaaagaaaaatacaggaagtagaaagTACCTCTACCTACGTCATTgctgaaaattccatccaaaatgcagggactaTTTAAGAACAAGGAGCATATTTTTCTGGTATTTtagtcattaaaaaaataaaggttgtgtcatattttttttcctaatcATAACAACAGTGCAATTTACACAAGTTTTGGCCTCTTGCTATAAGGAACAATTATGGAATTACGTCTACgtgtgtcacatctgctgcccacaTCCAGCCAGTTagtaaaactataaacttcACAAtagcaaagagagaaagaaagaaaacaaactagGGAAAAAACAGGAATCATCAGAAggaacacatttgacacatctCCAAATTCAATATATACTGTGGAAAAATCTATGAGGGAAAAGTAGTTTTTTCCTAAATGGCGGGtaatagtgaaacaaaaattcaattctgtcaactggacaaaatgccTGTCCTCAATGAAAGACTGGAAATATGCTTAACGACAAAATAAAGCATaaaccagaggagagacagcgACAGTGGGACATAATAATGATCTGAATCTATTAAAAGCAATATGTTCTATCTTTAAACAATAACCGCAGTTACTAGTTGCAAATATATTTACAACGACATGCCACAAGGGAAGTGTATTGTGCAACATGACATTTAGAGCTCAGAACACACCTCGACTATTAAAGCGGGGGTGTTTTACTTcgatggggtattaactgcaacACATGCCATATTTAGACCATCGtgttactttttaatgtttttgaaaatgctatacttgCCAGGAACAACGTATTAAcacgttttataagttttactttcatttttgatgctttgaatctctccttcttttgctctccacactaagtcaccccccccttcagagtgacatcacccgcaaattaaaatattgcacatatGTTGATGAAGtagtagtgtattgttttgtatcatgctttttgtatatttatgaagaattatgGCCAttagcatggatgacataggcttgtgggcggagctttggacaaaattttacagctaaccgtaaggagggttcaaagagcgtccgggagagatcgctaaattacttaaacatgcatggataacatctaaaacctcttcaggcatgtttttgatgaaggaacaacgtagaaatctccaaaaagttgattctgcatagtacctcctctttaaaggtcctatattacacaaaattgattcacAAAATGAGCtttaagttatgttataatgttgttacgtcctaaaaaaaaagagttgtgtttgagtaatcctttattattagtctgtctacatctccaaacctcaaaatgctctgttccaccttgtgatgtcatgcagtaggtgtgttaaacatgtgtgaatgaaacaaaaaacaactccaggtctgttagtgatgaggaaacatcattataacacagaaaaaaacaatatgcaATAATGAATGTGCACTTACCGATTTAACAGTAATACCTGAGATGTTTATAGCTTCTCCTCACTCATATCGATACGCCCCACAGTCTATGTTGTGCAGGGCAGGACCCCCATGCCTGAGTGGTccgagtgtgtgtatgtgactgtgGTGGTCCAGTTTGTGAGGACAGAGGGGTGAAATCAGAAGCTTCACAGACTCACGTTCAGACAGCTGTGGGTTTACTCTGCTACAGCCAGCCTCAGGTAAAACACGTCTCATTTGCTCATCATTTTACCTGTATCTGATCTCTGACATATTTCTGTTATCTGTTTGTTGTAGTTATTGTAATGACTTCCTCTTGTGCATTAAAACACTAACCGAATCTAATATAAACAGACGTATTTTTGCCAGATAATTGGTGACTTTAAGTGTTTAGATTtctgttaaaatgctgattaaTTTTCAAATCTGTCTCACATTCTTACTTATTTAAGCCGATTATTTTTTAGTTCAGTTACATTAAATCTGCAtgtttcttaattttatttacaatatactggcataaaataattatttgtctTTGGTAAAAACAACCTGCAACAACCTTCAAAGTTTAGGCCACATCCAAAGCTAGTGCACACTACATTATTTCAAAATGACTTTTCGTCCAGCAGCCTTCTGTTTTGGTTAACCCTGCGTGCTTTTGCCCGGTTGATGGGACTGAACATGTTGGCTTTGTTTCCGTCCAGTGGGACAAAAACTTTGTGGACTTAGTCAAATTTCTTCCAGTCTGGTGccttctgttgtttattttagctCTGAATGAGAGACACACAGAACTATAACCATGACAACGGCATGATGGACATGTCCGCAGCATACAGATAAACATAGCTTTGAACGATGTGCCAAGTGAATTTTGCCACAGAATGAGATCTATTTACACTGAATTTATTGTTTACAGTTGACTCTCTGTTTCAGATATGAGGGCCTGTTTTATATTCCTTTGCTTACTGACAGCAACATTTGCGGTAAGTTACATAACGTTTTATGCACAATTTTCAGTAGCTATGTGACAATCTTTTTGGCAAGACCATAGAAAACATTCAGACGTATTTATTATAATTCTATGATTTTGGAGTTCTGCCCCAGGATCTCCATAATAGGTCAGTGTTACAGAATATAAgattatttataaaatgtattttttataaggAAAGAAAGATACCAGGCACTCACTtggttaaaaacataatatatttaaaagcctttatttatagtttttgaTGAGCACTTCCCTGTCTCTGCTGTTTCTGTAGTTTTATATAGTTGAAAAAGTTTTGTTTATGCACCTAACAAAATGGACCCATCACACTTCTCTGTCTGCAGGTAAAAGGAGTCCCACATGTGAAGCATCATGATTTACACAAAAGATCCTACAATGACAAAGCAAAGGTAATGATTTTGAATTCACAAGTATGaattaaaaagtatatttatgcTCTTTTTCATTTGATCAAGGATGCCACCGCAGAGAAGGTCCACCAGACTCAACTCTTGCCCACATTAATCACGTATGAAGCCAACAGTCAGGAGCAAGACGAGCGAACCACAGAGGAGAACGCAGATTCACCCTCTGAGATGTCTAAGGCCAGAGCAGTGCTGATGAGTGAAGAGGAACTGGAGGCACTTGTAAACACCGGAGAAGATACTGATGATGCCGAGTCCAATGATGCCCAGGAGGTAGTGGAAGAAGCTGTGGAAGACGCTGCAGATCAAGTGAAGACGACTATGGAGAAAACTGAGGCTAAACAGGAGAAATTGTTTGAGGAAGTGGAAAGCAGCGCTGAATCTGAGACTCCATTGGGTTTGGACTACGCCAGTGACAGCAACAGCTTACAACTTGTCAAGATCCTACCAGCCAAAGATATGGATGAAAAACGTCCAGTGTCCAGTGTGGATGAAGTAAACGCTCAACAACTGgacaaatatgaagaaaaacaacatgataAATCTGCGCAAACAGAAAGCGACAAGCAAAAGATGAAAGATGCGGACAGTGTGTCACATGATGCTACGGAGGTTCAGAACGATATgccagtgagaggagaggaagaggaggaggaggaggaggaggaggagagaaagaacaacAGTAATGTTCAAGGCAGGAAGAGGCAGAGGAAGCAGAAGAACCAGCGATCGAAGAAACACTCTCCTCAGAAAGATGAGGCCCGGATCGAAGCAGAGCCGAACCCGCCCAAGCCAGCCAAGGAGGAGCCGGTGCAGTCAGAGGGCAACAGCACTGACAACGGAGCGCACAAGACCAAGAGGAGGAGGGCCGGCAAATGGGTACTGTATAAATATTCAAAGCGTGCAATATTTAAAAGGCCTTGTCCTTGATTTTGAACCATAAGTGTGGAACTTGACTGAgaaactgtctgggatagtccTCAGCAGTTTGTTCCAGATGGTTCTCATCCAGTGTGGCAACTAATTGGACAGGTGAAGCATCAGTATagtgtttattttatcttttttttttttctcatctccTAAAATGTCCATTAAAATGCATATGGGAATATTTATATAGCATCCTGCATAAAGCATTTCCTGAATTAGAACAAATAAAGAGCCTGTAAATTAGTCTTTTTTAATAATGTCTTTTCTACTTCTATAAGTGGttgattttaaattacaattatttattaCATTCTGGGTGTCCTGATTCAACCACTCCATTTATCAAACCTGGAAGCTGACCATAAAACTACTGACTTGTGACACCTTGTGGTAACATATAGAAAAACTACTCTTAACTTTGACAGACTGGGCCTCTAAATTAGATCCGTTGGTGATAATGAAACCAGTTAAGTTACGTTCACGCTTTCTTTTTAGGGGGCTCTGGTGGGAGTGAATCCAGTGCAGATCCGAGCCACGGTGGACCTGTACCCCGGGTCGAGGGCCGCGCTGGCAGGAGTCACCCAGGACCTTGAAGCCTCAGGTTAGTTTGTGCAGTAGTAACAGTGTGCACCACAGGCCAAAACAGCACACTGTCCCAACAATCTTATCCCAGAATCTGCTGACCGGCACTTCACGCTCAAACTTCCACATGACCAGTAAGCAGTGATCCCGTCCACTGCTATAACACAACCGTGGCAGGCTTAAGAGTCAATGAGAGAGATCAGGGAAGTCTAATCACAGAACCAACATGAATGGCAGTGGAATGCCAATGTGTGGGATGGAAAAAGAGGTTATGGCCTTCTGGTACGGCGGGCCATATTGTGATAAAATCGAATCTCACACTACGATATGCTGCTTTGTGAATGACAATATGGAAATTTCACCAAATGTTCTTTTGAATACAGCTCTATGCTCTAACAAAGACCCCTTTCCTCACTAGGGatgggaaaataaataataatattaattatcgtgataaaaagggttgacattAATCGTTTGTGGgccattttatataatcgtgataattggCAACAAACATAATCGccattacatcaccagaatgtgcagaaacaATGTTCTCTGCTAAATCGTAGtagttttcactgataacaaagtacagttaCACAAAAGTTCTACAACATTACAATTATAactattc
This genomic window contains:
- the scpp1 gene encoding secretory calcium-binding phosphoprotein 1, encoding MNAFIIFFCFFCAVCANPITVNIDLDPSAPDTNLTEPLLITQLSGNDTSESQSSQSQSSESVESASSDSTSEESDSVESNENTEMLVETRDDSMGSEENIRKSWVRVFATVVRDASTEDNSTEVKDQQILNKLAAQQPMITPTVKTLKQSNNPIVSLLQKAQAASTSSSESAESTDNTALIMAATADSSQSVSSESNETSSSSEASDSMQSSESDEDSNVSDSAELNQIINCVNGTQSCESEEYVFQDIGDDANYSVDNLMVLDKDDRELSLRR
- the sparcl1 gene encoding SPARC-like protein 1 gives rise to the protein MILNSQDATAEKVHQTQLLPTLITYEANSQEQDERTTEENADSPSEMSKARAVLMSEEELEALVNTGEDTDDAESNDAQEVVEEAVEDAADQVKTTMEKTEAKQEKLFEEVESSAESETPLGLDYASDSNSLQLVKILPAKDMDEKRPVSSVDEVNAQQLDKYEEKQHDKSAQTESDKQKMKDADSVSHDATEVQNDMPVRGEEEEEEEEEEERKNNSNVQGRKRQRKQKNQRSKKHSPQKDEARIEAEPNPPKPAKEEPVQSEGNSTDNGAHKTKRRRAGKWGALVGVNPVQIRATVDLYPGSRAALAGVTQDLEASADPCDTFRCKRGKTCKLDDGNKPSCVCQVPSECPPSLNELDHVCGTDNKTYDTSCELFATKCNLEGTKKGHRLHLDYTGSCKLIPPCLDPELIQFPLRMRDWLKNVLLQLYEHDTTSPGFLTPKQRLRVKKIFESERRLHAGDHSVELLERDFEKNYHMYIYPVHWQFAQLDQHPSDRQLSHSELAPLRVPLVPMEHCTSLFFQECDSDKDKQVSFKEWTSCFGIKEEDMDTSLLF